The proteins below are encoded in one region of Silene latifolia isolate original U9 population chromosome 2, ASM4854445v1, whole genome shotgun sequence:
- the LOC141640742 gene encoding uncharacterized protein LOC141640742 encodes MNSIYIERGGRARRQHDQTTLEVHYRRNLFYAAIDVQLQELGYRFNEKSVELLTLSCALKPSSSGQHFKIGDICNLVNKLYPEDFTDVEKEELKVQLCHYEVELSRHEDLKELSTISELSQWLVNTGKHNMYPLIFRLTRLLLTFQVSTACAKRAFSAMNVVKTTKRNRMEADFFENFLLINLERKIAKKISTSSIIDTLKDLKERRSLL; translated from the coding sequence ATGAATTCTATTTATATAGAAAGAGGAGGTCGTGCTCGTCGTCAACACGATCAAACTACACTTGAAGTCCATTATCGGAGAAATTTGTTTTATGCTGCAATTGATGTCCAATTACAAGAGCTGGGCTACAGATTTAATGAGAAATCAGTTGAGTTGTTAACTCTCAGTTGTGCTTTGAAGCCTAGTTCAAGTGGACAACATTTCAAGATAGGTGATATTTGTAACCTCGTCAATAAGTTATATCCTGAGGACTTCACAGATGTTGAAAAAGAGGAATTAAAAGTACAACTATGTCATTATGAGGTTGAGTTATCTCGACATGAGGATCTTAAGGAGCTTTCGACAATATCTGAATTAAGTCAGTGGTTGGTGAATACTGGAAAGCACAATATGTACCCACTTATTTTCAGATTAACAAGACTTTTGTTAACTTTCCAAGTATCTACAGCATGTGCCAAACGAGCTTTTTCAGCAATGAATGTTGTTAAAACAACCAAACGCAACAGGATGGAAGCCGATTTCTTTGAAAATTTTCTGCTAATCAACCTTGAACGAAAAATAGCAAAAAAAATTAGTACTAGTTCAATTATAGATACCTTAAAGGATTTGAAAGAGCGTCGATCTCTATTATAG